In one Arthrobacter jinronghuae genomic region, the following are encoded:
- the hisN gene encoding histidinol-phosphatase produces MPFVQNYNDDLRLAHVMADSVDDQTMSRFRALDLKIETKPDFTPVTDADKAAEDAIRGQLSRARPRDAVLGEEFGSSGSGPRRWIIDPIDGTKNFIRGVPVWATLIALVDDGVPVVGLVSAPALGKRWWAATGTGAYMGRSLAAATRLHVSNVSRLSDASLSYSSLGGWKDRGNLEEFLDLTESVWRTRAYGDFWSYCMVAEGAVDIACEPELNLYDMAALVPIVTEAGGRFSSLDGEDGPFGGNALATNGTLHSEVLQRLNPDLDDLL; encoded by the coding sequence ATGCCCTTCGTTCAGAACTACAACGATGACCTGCGCTTGGCCCATGTGATGGCTGATTCCGTGGATGACCAGACCATGTCGCGCTTCCGGGCCCTGGACTTGAAGATCGAGACCAAGCCGGACTTCACACCTGTCACCGACGCCGACAAAGCCGCCGAAGATGCCATCCGGGGACAGCTCTCCCGCGCCCGGCCCCGCGATGCGGTACTGGGCGAGGAATTCGGTTCCAGCGGCTCCGGCCCGCGGCGGTGGATCATCGACCCGATCGACGGCACCAAGAACTTCATCCGCGGCGTCCCCGTGTGGGCCACCCTGATTGCCCTGGTGGACGACGGCGTTCCCGTGGTCGGCCTCGTCAGCGCGCCTGCGCTGGGCAAGCGCTGGTGGGCCGCCACCGGCACGGGGGCCTACATGGGCCGGTCCCTGGCTGCGGCCACCCGCCTGCACGTCTCCAACGTTTCCCGGCTGTCCGACGCCTCGCTGTCCTACTCCAGCCTCGGCGGCTGGAAGGACCGCGGCAACCTCGAAGAGTTCCTGGACCTGACCGAGTCCGTTTGGCGTACCCGCGCCTACGGCGATTTCTGGTCCTACTGCATGGTGGCCGAGGGTGCCGTGGACATTGCCTGCGAACCCGAACTGAACCTTTATGACATGGCGGCCCTCGTTCCGATCGTGACCGAGGCCGGCGGCCGCTTTTCCTCGCTGGACGGCGAAGACGGCCCCTTCGGCGGAAACGCGCTGGCGACCAACGGGACGCTGCACAGCGAAGTGCTGCAGCGCCTGAATCCCGATCTGGACGACCTCCTGTAA
- a CDS encoding acyl-CoA dehydrogenase family protein translates to MYIVDLLPPEEQSRYREVRSFLQSRIRAASIDYWNREEFPFELVGELGKYGLGGLQTDGSSKLFKGLMYTEVARADVSLSALVGIHNELIVGMVDQLGSEEQKARWLPGLTALTQIGAFALTEPDHGSDIAGGLSTTARRDGDEWVINGAKRWIGAGTIADFALVWARDVADQQIKCFLVETDRPGYMAAKIANKIGLRIMQNADIALDDVRIPAANLLPGATDFSKANELLRDSRAWVGWQAAGIQLAAFDVARSYALNRKQFGKELARFQLIQQQLAEILGNASVSLALMAQLAGIQQDGKLEMVQAAMAKSTTTRLARASVAMGRSLLGGNGISTDYEMGKLFGDAEILYTYEGSYEINSLIVARAVTGKSAFV, encoded by the coding sequence ATGTACATCGTTGACCTGCTTCCTCCGGAGGAACAGTCCCGCTACCGGGAGGTCCGCAGCTTCCTCCAGTCCCGGATCCGGGCGGCTTCGATCGACTACTGGAACAGGGAGGAATTCCCCTTCGAACTGGTCGGGGAGCTGGGCAAGTACGGCCTCGGCGGTCTGCAGACAGACGGAAGCTCCAAGCTGTTCAAGGGACTTATGTACACGGAGGTGGCGCGCGCCGATGTGTCCCTCTCCGCACTGGTGGGGATCCACAACGAGCTGATCGTCGGCATGGTGGACCAGCTCGGCTCCGAGGAGCAGAAGGCACGCTGGCTGCCGGGCCTCACCGCCCTCACGCAGATCGGTGCCTTTGCCCTGACCGAACCTGACCACGGATCGGACATAGCCGGCGGGCTGTCCACTACGGCGCGCCGCGACGGGGACGAGTGGGTGATCAACGGCGCCAAGCGCTGGATCGGGGCCGGCACCATCGCCGACTTTGCCCTGGTCTGGGCGAGGGACGTCGCCGACCAGCAGATAAAGTGTTTCCTCGTCGAAACGGACCGCCCCGGCTACATGGCCGCAAAGATCGCAAACAAGATCGGGCTTCGGATCATGCAGAACGCGGATATCGCGCTCGACGACGTCCGCATCCCGGCAGCCAACCTCCTGCCGGGTGCCACCGACTTTTCCAAAGCCAACGAGCTGCTGCGCGATTCGCGTGCCTGGGTGGGCTGGCAGGCCGCCGGCATACAGCTGGCCGCGTTCGACGTCGCACGTTCCTACGCCTTGAACCGGAAGCAGTTCGGCAAGGAGCTCGCCCGGTTCCAGCTGATCCAGCAGCAGCTGGCCGAAATCCTGGGCAACGCCTCCGTCTCGCTCGCACTGATGGCACAGCTTGCCGGGATCCAGCAGGACGGCAAGCTCGAAATGGTCCAGGCGGCGATGGCCAAGTCCACCACCACCCGGCTGGCCCGGGCATCGGTGGCCATGGGGCGGTCCCTGCTGGGCGGTAACGGCATCAGCACGGACTATGAGATGGGCAAGCTCTTCGGAGATGCCGAAATCCTCTACACCTACGAGGGCAGCTACGAGATCAATTCACTGATCGTCGCGCGGGCAGTGACCGGGAAGTCGGCATTCGTCTAG
- a CDS encoding MarR family winged helix-turn-helix transcriptional regulator, with product MAMPLPRDPIADARGNWERHGWSDVAAPMAAITAIMRTQQILLARIEAVLKPFGLTFARYELLALLSFARSGALPMNKASALLQVHPTSVTNAVDRLQDAELVIRSPHPTDGRTTLIELTPQGRTLAKEATQALNSGVFAQSGFEEQDVDQLIRILGSFRRNAGDFSD from the coding sequence GTGGCAATGCCGCTGCCGCGTGATCCCATTGCGGACGCCAGAGGAAACTGGGAACGGCACGGCTGGTCCGACGTCGCCGCACCCATGGCTGCCATCACAGCCATCATGCGGACCCAACAGATCCTGCTGGCCCGGATTGAGGCGGTTTTGAAGCCGTTCGGGCTGACGTTTGCCCGCTACGAACTCCTCGCCCTCCTGAGTTTTGCCCGCAGCGGGGCGCTGCCTATGAACAAGGCCAGCGCGCTTCTCCAGGTGCACCCCACCTCGGTGACGAACGCCGTCGACCGTCTGCAGGACGCGGAACTGGTGATCCGCTCACCGCATCCCACAGACGGGCGCACCACCTTGATTGAGCTCACTCCCCAAGGGCGGACGCTGGCCAAGGAGGCAACCCAGGCCCTGAACTCGGGGGTATTCGCGCAATCCGGATTCGAAGAGCAGGATGTGGACCAGCTGATCCGGATCCTCGGCAGCTTCCGCAGGAACGCCGGCGACTTCAGCGACTGA
- a CDS encoding class I SAM-dependent methyltransferase produces the protein MGTSGPRLEALRRRQLADSYQAGGEHYDRIRPGYPAEAVHWLFARPGLPGVPAVRDVADVGAGTGKYTRELHAAGLNVCAVDPSRDMLDQLSRLLPDVPVRVGTAEQTGLPASSLDAVTVAQAWHWCDPAAASREFARILRPHGILGLVWNQLDVSVPWVHRYSRIIHAGDVLRPGFRPELGPEFALEESSTVAWTQPMTPEDLFELARSRAFYLSAGTAAREKLHSNLSWYLYEHLGHAPGDILELPYLTLTWRAVRAA, from the coding sequence GTGGGCACCTCCGGACCACGGCTCGAGGCACTGCGCCGCCGGCAGCTGGCGGACAGCTACCAGGCCGGCGGCGAACACTACGACCGCATCCGCCCCGGCTACCCCGCCGAGGCCGTGCACTGGCTCTTCGCCCGGCCCGGCCTCCCCGGTGTTCCCGCAGTCCGGGACGTGGCCGACGTCGGCGCCGGCACCGGAAAGTACACCCGGGAACTGCACGCAGCCGGGCTGAATGTCTGCGCCGTCGACCCGTCCCGCGACATGCTCGACCAGCTTTCCCGGCTGCTGCCTGACGTTCCGGTGCGGGTCGGCACTGCGGAGCAGACGGGCCTGCCCGCCTCCTCGCTGGACGCCGTGACAGTGGCCCAGGCCTGGCACTGGTGCGATCCTGCCGCAGCGAGCCGGGAGTTCGCCCGCATCCTGCGGCCGCACGGGATCCTTGGCCTGGTCTGGAACCAGCTCGACGTAAGCGTCCCGTGGGTCCACCGCTACTCGCGCATCATCCACGCCGGAGATGTCCTGCGGCCGGGCTTCCGGCCTGAGCTGGGGCCGGAGTTCGCGCTGGAAGAGTCCTCCACCGTCGCCTGGACGCAGCCGATGACCCCGGAAGACCTGTTTGAACTGGCCCGGTCGCGGGCGTTCTACCTGTCGGCCGGCACCGCCGCGCGGGAGAAACTGCACTCAAATCTGTCCTGGTACCTCTACGAACACCTCGGACACGCGCCGGGGGACATCCTGGAGCTTCCATACCTGACGTTGACGTGGCGGGCAGTCCGGGCGGCATGA
- the rsrA gene encoding mycothiol system anti-sigma-R factor — protein sequence MSDCQSLGDCDDARIERLYEYLDGALSHEDLVEIKEHLDGCPECAQEHDLECVIRSVVKRSCTEAAPETLKASILTRISQIQTADH from the coding sequence ATGAGCGATTGCCAGAGCCTGGGCGATTGCGACGACGCCCGTATTGAACGGCTGTACGAATACCTGGACGGCGCCCTGTCCCACGAGGACCTTGTGGAAATCAAGGAACACCTCGACGGATGTCCCGAATGCGCCCAGGAACATGACCTTGAGTGCGTCATCCGTTCGGTGGTGAAGCGGTCCTGCACAGAGGCAGCGCCCGAGACGCTGAAGGCCAGCATCCTCACCCGCATCAGCCAGATCCAGACTGCGGACCACTGA
- the aroA gene encoding 3-phosphoshikimate 1-carboxyvinyltransferase, which produces MSAPNAGVPATWPAPFVTSPVDATVAVPGSKSLTNRYLVLAALADGRSRLRAPLHSRDSELMVSALRSLGATITEIPGDGPFGPDLLIDPVPAAARGTRQIDCGLAGTVMRFVPPLAGLVPGTTGFDGDPHARSRPMSAIIDALRSLGVQVDDDGAGSLPFSVTGSGRIAGGRLEIDAAASSQFVSALLLAAPRFDKGLHLVHRGSTLPSPEHIAMTVSVLRGVGVDVDDSVPREWRVAPGPIAAFDTVIEPDLSNAGPFLAAALVAGGTVRVAGWPASTTQVGDKWRSILPALGASVDLAGGTLTVTGTGRIRGADLADTSELAPTVAALCALGSSPSRLTGIAHLRGHETDRLAALVAEINRLGGDAEETTDGLIIRPATLHGGTWETYADHRMATAGALIGLAVPGVVVRDISTTAKTLPQFPELWQQLTRSAEA; this is translated from the coding sequence ATGAGTGCTCCGAATGCCGGGGTGCCGGCTACCTGGCCGGCACCCTTCGTCACTTCGCCCGTAGACGCAACAGTCGCGGTACCGGGTTCGAAGTCGCTGACCAACCGATACCTGGTCCTCGCCGCCCTTGCAGACGGCAGGTCCCGGCTGCGGGCACCCCTGCATTCGCGGGATTCGGAGCTTATGGTCTCCGCCCTGCGCTCCCTCGGAGCAACAATCACGGAAATCCCCGGCGACGGCCCCTTCGGACCGGACCTGCTGATAGATCCGGTCCCGGCAGCCGCCCGCGGGACCCGGCAGATTGACTGCGGCCTGGCCGGGACGGTCATGCGCTTTGTCCCGCCGCTGGCAGGACTCGTCCCCGGGACCACGGGATTCGACGGCGACCCGCATGCCCGCAGCCGGCCCATGTCCGCCATCATTGACGCCCTGCGCTCCCTCGGGGTGCAGGTGGACGACGACGGCGCCGGCTCCCTGCCCTTCAGCGTCACCGGCTCCGGGCGCATCGCCGGCGGCCGCCTGGAGATCGACGCCGCCGCCTCCTCACAGTTTGTTTCGGCCCTGCTGCTGGCAGCACCACGTTTCGACAAGGGCCTGCACCTTGTCCACCGCGGCAGCACGCTGCCGAGCCCGGAGCACATTGCCATGACGGTCTCCGTCCTGCGCGGCGTCGGAGTGGACGTTGATGATTCCGTTCCCAGGGAATGGCGGGTGGCACCCGGCCCCATTGCCGCCTTCGACACCGTGATTGAACCGGACCTGTCCAATGCCGGCCCCTTCCTCGCCGCGGCGCTGGTGGCCGGCGGGACCGTACGCGTGGCCGGCTGGCCCGCCTCGACCACCCAGGTGGGCGATAAGTGGCGGAGCATCCTCCCGGCCCTGGGCGCGTCCGTGGACCTGGCCGGCGGCACCCTCACCGTCACCGGCACCGGCCGCATCCGCGGCGCCGATCTGGCAGACACCAGCGAGCTGGCCCCCACGGTGGCCGCTCTCTGTGCCCTCGGAAGTTCGCCGTCCCGCCTTACCGGGATAGCGCACCTCCGCGGCCACGAGACGGACCGGCTGGCCGCCCTCGTCGCTGAGATTAACCGGCTCGGCGGCGACGCGGAAGAAACCACAGACGGTTTGATCATCCGGCCGGCGACGCTGCACGGAGGCACCTGGGAAACCTACGCCGACCACCGGATGGCCACCGCCGGCGCCCTGATCGGCCTGGCCGTGCCCGGCGTCGTCGTGCGCGACATCTCCACAACAGCCAAGACGCTGCCGCAGTTCCCCGAACTCTGGCAGCAGCTCACCCGATCGGCGGAAGCATGA
- the rsgA gene encoding ribosome small subunit-dependent GTPase A — protein sequence MTRSTSGWDESDVRVRPNKKGSRPRTKDRPAHDDAVIGRIITVDRGRYTAVVDEDTANERTVIAARARELRRTPVVAGDLVALVGDVSGAPDTLARLVRVEERRTLLRRSADDTDPVERVVVANADQLVIVVAAANPEPRTGFIDRALVAAYDAGISPVLCITKADIKDPADLLANYEHLDMDVIISRTAAADASGIDARSDDGLSARLQGTAVEALHEVLKNNVSVLVGPSGVGKSTLVNALTGSARATGGVNAVTGRGRHTSSSALALRLSDSPAGSWIIDTPGIRSFGLAHVDPDRILQAFPDLEPGTADCERGCRHDSLAVGCGLDPWVEGGHAGPAGPARLASLRRLLGTGTRTENKSSAKELGEQ from the coding sequence ATGACACGCAGTACCAGCGGCTGGGACGAGTCCGATGTCCGCGTCCGGCCCAATAAAAAAGGCTCGCGGCCCCGTACCAAGGACCGCCCCGCCCACGACGACGCCGTCATCGGGCGGATCATCACCGTGGACCGCGGCCGGTACACCGCCGTGGTGGATGAAGACACCGCCAACGAGCGCACCGTCATTGCCGCCCGTGCCAGGGAGCTGAGGCGCACCCCTGTAGTGGCCGGGGACCTGGTGGCGCTGGTCGGCGACGTAAGCGGCGCCCCGGACACCCTGGCCCGGCTGGTCCGTGTCGAAGAACGCCGAACCCTGCTGCGGCGCAGCGCCGACGACACGGACCCGGTGGAACGCGTGGTGGTGGCCAACGCCGACCAGCTGGTGATTGTGGTGGCTGCCGCCAACCCCGAGCCCCGCACCGGCTTCATCGACCGTGCCCTCGTTGCCGCGTACGACGCCGGGATCTCCCCCGTCCTGTGCATCACCAAGGCGGACATCAAGGACCCGGCCGATCTGCTGGCCAATTACGAACACCTCGACATGGACGTCATCATCAGCCGCACCGCGGCAGCTGACGCCTCGGGCATCGATGCCCGCTCCGACGACGGCCTTTCCGCGCGCCTTCAGGGCACCGCCGTCGAGGCCCTCCACGAGGTGCTGAAGAACAACGTCAGCGTCCTGGTGGGACCCTCCGGCGTCGGCAAATCCACCCTGGTCAATGCCCTGACGGGTTCGGCCCGGGCCACCGGCGGAGTGAACGCCGTCACCGGGCGCGGCAGGCATACGTCCTCCTCCGCCCTGGCCCTGCGGCTGAGCGATTCCCCCGCCGGAAGCTGGATCATCGACACCCCGGGCATCCGATCCTTCGGCCTGGCCCATGTGGACCCGGACCGGATCCTGCAGGCCTTCCCCGACCTTGAGCCCGGCACCGCCGACTGTGAGCGCGGCTGCCGGCACGATTCGCTCGCCGTCGGCTGCGGGCTGGACCCGTGGGTGGAAGGCGGCCATGCCGGGCCCGCAGGCCCCGCGCGCCTGGCGTCGCTGCGGCGGTTGCTGGGCACCGGAACCCGCACGGAGAATAAGTCCTCCGCGAAGGAGCTCGGCGAGCAATAG
- a CDS encoding DoxX family protein: protein MSIVRLIARPLLATGFVAVGVERLRNADQTAEQLTPTLKMIGSTVPAAAAFTSNPALVAKVVGYTQVGAASMLGTGKFARLASLLLAGTAALNSVVEYRNAEASTAAERKERRNQLLKNLSLIGGVLLAAVDTNGRPGLAWRAGHLASGTSRKTRAVSKSVSKSTRKQLKAVSNAASDIVGS from the coding sequence ATGTCGATAGTCCGTTTGATTGCACGTCCTTTGCTCGCAACCGGCTTCGTGGCCGTAGGCGTGGAGCGCCTTCGCAACGCTGACCAGACCGCCGAACAGCTCACCCCCACGCTGAAGATGATCGGCAGCACCGTTCCTGCCGCCGCAGCATTCACGTCCAACCCGGCGCTCGTAGCCAAGGTTGTCGGCTACACGCAGGTTGGCGCTGCCTCGATGCTCGGCACGGGCAAGTTTGCCCGTCTGGCGTCCCTCCTGCTCGCCGGAACGGCCGCGCTGAACTCCGTGGTGGAATACCGCAACGCCGAGGCTTCCACCGCGGCCGAGCGCAAGGAACGCCGCAACCAGCTGCTCAAGAACCTCTCCCTGATCGGCGGCGTCCTGCTCGCTGCCGTCGACACCAACGGCCGTCCGGGACTTGCCTGGCGCGCCGGGCACCTTGCCTCCGGCACGAGCCGCAAGACCCGCGCCGTCTCCAAGTCGGTTTCGAAGAGCACGCGCAAGCAGCTCAAGGCAGTGTCCAACGCCGCTTCGGACATCGTCGGTTCCTAG
- a CDS encoding 50S ribosomal protein bL37, whose protein sequence is MSKRARKRRDRKRGGANHGKRPNT, encoded by the coding sequence ATGAGCAAGCGTGCACGCAAGCGTCGTGACCGTAAGCGCGGCGGCGCTAACCACGGTAAGCGTCCCAACACCTAA
- a CDS encoding sigma-70 family RNA polymerase sigma factor, protein MRTDAPEGSPHVENFELDVATESDEARKLRFEQDAMQYVDQLYSAAMRMARNPSDAEDLVQEAYTKAFSAFHQYRPGTNLKAWLYRILTNTYINLYRKRQREPLQANSDGVEDWQLARAAEHSSTGLRSAEAVALDHLPDSDVKDALQSIPEEFRLAVYFSDVEGFAYKEISEIMNTPIGTVMSRLHRGRKMLRELLAEYAHERGIKGKVPAAEAAGASTKKQGNEL, encoded by the coding sequence ATGAGAACTGATGCGCCGGAAGGCAGCCCCCACGTGGAAAACTTCGAACTCGACGTTGCCACCGAATCGGACGAGGCACGCAAGCTTCGTTTTGAGCAGGACGCCATGCAGTATGTGGACCAGCTCTATTCAGCGGCCATGCGCATGGCTCGCAATCCCTCGGACGCGGAGGACCTCGTTCAGGAGGCCTACACCAAGGCTTTCTCCGCTTTCCACCAGTACCGGCCGGGGACCAACCTCAAGGCCTGGCTGTACCGCATCCTGACCAACACGTACATCAACCTCTATCGGAAGCGGCAGCGGGAACCCCTGCAGGCCAACTCCGACGGCGTTGAGGACTGGCAGCTGGCCCGTGCAGCCGAACACAGCTCAACCGGGCTCCGGTCCGCTGAAGCGGTTGCTTTGGACCACCTGCCGGATTCCGATGTCAAGGATGCCCTGCAGTCCATCCCGGAGGAGTTCCGGCTTGCCGTGTACTTCTCCGATGTGGAGGGCTTCGCGTACAAGGAAATTTCAGAAATCATGAATACGCCGATCGGCACCGTGATGTCCCGGCTGCACCGTGGACGCAAGATGCTCCGCGAGCTCCTGGCGGAGTATGCACACGAGCGCGGTATCAAGGGCAAAGTGCCCGCAGCCGAAGCCGCCGGCGCATCAACCAAGAAACAGGGGAATGAGCTATGA